Proteins encoded together in one Miscanthus floridulus cultivar M001 chromosome 16, ASM1932011v1, whole genome shotgun sequence window:
- the LOC136510953 gene encoding SWI5-dependent HO expression protein 3-like: MDIESSSGSSGDEIDDEKEKVSALVQSDDDCSGNESGSDSDDEFEAPSYDDLVKLLNSYTKIIRKTTAKNERLELENESLLAKYDIAEKASVELRDENKVMSSNLKELKTSLKELKEKHDKLERIHKELNTRYDLLKDEYTTLKVNHDNLVISHEYLSNETHDATNNVVKIDIATSCDDLIDESIEQGSSSKGKKIVVANHYDDYIKIKNENEKLNKDLEKLSTNNTIVTETQDSDYDMALDIKMLREDNKILKIEKTHLATSLEKFTRGHNLQSELLMNTVMKNDKSGIGFKANKEKKAKAQYQHQHQHKPKPKPKRCIECGQEGHFAHECETLPPQPLPKYARPFAYNAHYSKAYHVEETYDMKFDESNGSKGAHENPDDVGEEPLRESMKNMLVGAIKPKDDEDEVQVIDKPSSSKVPQDDGKDVKETNEDIYVSHDQTVAQAQDIDAPQPPPQVVERRTTPLLQSHPQDLIIGSPSRV, encoded by the exons atggacattgaatcatcaagtggctcatccggtGATGAAATTGACGATGAGAAAGAGAAGGTGTCCGCTCTT GTACAAAGTGATGATGATTGTAGTGGtaatgaaagtggtagtgatagtgatgatgagtttgaagcaccttcttatgatgatcttgtcaaattgcttAATAGCTATACTAAAATCATAAGAAAGACAACAGCTAAAAATGAAagactagaacttgagaatgagtctcttttagcaaaatatgacatagccgaaaaagctagtgttgagcttagagatgaAAATAAAGTTATGTCATCCAacctcaaggagctcaaaacttctctaaaagagcttaaagaaaaacatgataaacttgagaggatacacaaagAGCTCAACACTAGATATGACTTGCtgaaagatgaatatacaactcttaaagtcaatcatgataatcttgtgatTTCACatgaatatttatccaatgaaacACATGATGcgactaacaatgttgttaagattgatatagcaacatcatgtgatgatttgattgatgagagcattgagcaaggttctagtagcaaaggcaagaagatTGTTGTGGCCAATCACTATGACGACTatatcaagatcaagaatgagaacgAGAAGCTAaataaagatcttgaaaagctatcaacaaACAACACAATTGTCACTGAAACACAAGATAGTGACTATGATATGGCTCTTGACATTAAGATGCTTAGAGAAGACAATAAGATActcaaaattgagaagactcatcTTGCCACTAGTTTGGAAAAGTTTACAAGAGGTCACAATCTTCAAAGTGAACTGCtcatgaacaccgtgatgaagaATGACAAGAGTGGTATTGGTTTCaaagcaaacaaagagaagaaagcTAAAGCTCAATATCAACATCAACATCAACACAAGCCTAAGCCCAAGCCAAAGAGATGtattgagtgtggacaagaaggtcactttgctcatgagtgtgaaactctaccaccacaacccttgcccaagtatgctagaccttttgcctacAATGCTCATTAT tcgaAAGCATATCATgtagaagaaacatatgatatgaaatttgatgaatctaatggctccaaaggagcacatgagaatcctgATGATGTAGGTGAAGAACCATTGAGGGAGTCCATGAAGAACATGCTGGTTGGagccatcaagccaaaagatgatgaagatgaagtgcaAGTGATTGATAAGCCTTCTTCATCAAAGGTGCCACAAGATGATGGCAAGGATGTGAAagaaacaaatgaagatatatatgtctctcatgatcaaacggtggcacaagctcaagatattgatgctccacaacctcctccccaagtggttgAAAGAAGAACAACTCCACTACTTCAatcacatccacaagatctcatcatagggagtccttcaagggtgtaa